The sequence GCCTCACAAAGAGAGCGAGATTTGTTCAATTTGAACTCGGAAACGGGAGAGATCATTGTCAAAGGTTTACTGGATTTTGAAGCCTTAGACCATTATGAGCTTGACGTGCAGGCTGTGGATAATGAACCAAACGTAGGGCATGCCAAGGTTTTGGTCAGGATAGTTGACGTGAATGATAACTCCCCCGAGATAAAGCTGAAATCAGTAATCAAAATGATACCGGAGGATACGGCACCAGGTACTGTGGTCGCTGTATTCGCTGTTACAGATCGAGATGTTGGGGAGAACGGCCACGTTCGATGTCAGATTTCAATCAATGTTCCATTCAAACTTCAAGCCACTTTAAGGAATCACTACAAGTTGCTAACCACTGATATCCTGGATCGTGAAACGACTGCAATGTACAACATAACAATTACAACTTGGGATGCTGGATCGCCCTCTCTTTCTACAAATAAAACAATAGTTGTTTTTGTCTCTGATATAAATGACAACGTTCCGCGATTTTCACAATCCTCATATAATGTGTATGTCATGGAGAACAATATTCCCGGTGCAGATCTAATTTCTGTTAGAGCTCTGGATCCGGATTTGAAGGAGAATGGAGAAATTTCCTTTTCAATTCTGGAGAACGAGATACAAGCGGTGCTTGCGCCGTCTTACTTTAATATTAATTCGAAAAGTGGGAGCATTTACGCACTGAGTTCCTTCGACTATGAGCAGGTGAAGAATTTCCAGCTGAAAGTTCAAGTCCAGGATGCTGGATCACCGCCACTGAGCAGCACTGCCATGGTGCGTATTATTATCTTGGACCAAAATGATAATGCTCCAGTTATAATTTCACCATTAATTTGGAACAATTCAGAGGCGTTGTcgattgtgcccaactcagcatatCCAGGATACATAGTCTGCAAGGTAATGGCTAATGATGCCGATTCCGGTCAGAACGCACGTCTTTCCTATAAACTGATTGAGACCACTGATCGTCGTCTTTTCACTGTGGGTCTTCACTCCGGAGAAATTAGAACAACCCGAATTTTTACGGATCAAGACACCATCAAACAAAGAGTCGTTGTCTCGGTGAAGGACAATGGGCAGCCGAGTCTTTCAAGCACGGTCACAATACTCTTCTCAATGCTGTCGACCGTCGCTGAAAACCAGTCGGAACGTATAGAGCACCCCAGTAACTTTGACGATTCCCCTGATCTAAATATTTATTTAATAATAATTTTTGGATCAACGAGCTCCATATTTCTTGTCACCATAATCTTCCTCATCGCCGTGAAATGTAAACACGACCGAAATAACATGCTTTTTCACAGCCCAACAATTTGCTGTTGTTGTATGAGTAGGAAATCGAATGATATCTTTAATAGCGGGCTTGCAGCAAATCAGTCTTTAAATTATTATGCAGCTGGTCAGAAGCACCCTGTTTCTGAATCCTATGGTTACACGGTTCGCTTATCTCCGCAATCAAGCAAGAGTGATTTTTTGTTTCTAAAGGCTTGCCAACCTATGGTACCTCTGACTGACATCCGTGTGAGTGACAGTCTGAGGTAATGACCGGGAACATAAATTTATATTGCAAAAGAAGGGTATTGAAATTGGCCCTGAACCGAAATATTACGCAGTAATATTCACGAGTGAGTTTCGTGTATGGTAATCATTTAAATTTTACCCTTTTGTGATTTCCTGACCATTACCAATTACATTATCCCTTGAATAAGTTACCATTGTCTAGTTTTCTTCATCGCTTTTTCCTAATAAAACCCCAAGCAGTAATTATATAGCAGCATTACCTCGCAGCATTTTTGGCAAGAAATAGAATGTCATTAAGTGTTTCATTTCACATTTTATTATAAAGACAACTTTACATATGTTTTCTGCATCGTTCTTTCAAACTATTGGCAATTATGCATAAGCTCCTTAAATTGCATTTTTACAATATGCTGATGGGAATCCAGACACATAAACCTTGGAATCAGAAGGTCATTTAATTAGCTGTGATACTGGCTTCTAACTAGAGATCAATGCATGACGGCCAATACACATGCCAACGTACTTTATTAGTCATATTATAAACCTTAAACATTTTTTCAAAGATTTTGCCACAAACAGGCTTCATCTGCTCATGAGCCCAACGAATGGAGCAGGAAATAATACTAGATGGCGAGCTGGTAGAGCATGGAAC is a genomic window of Pristiophorus japonicus isolate sPriJap1 chromosome 4, sPriJap1.hap1, whole genome shotgun sequence containing:
- the LOC139262007 gene encoding protocadherin-10-like, translated to MVNTLSAGAYFIFLLCFSDLTYGQIRYSIHEELGIGAFVGNIAEDLRVSVRELTARNFQLISDNGKQYFEVNEENGILVVHNRIDREQLCMESSTCSMFLEFAVENPVEMFPVEVEILDINDNSPIFPSIRLELQVAESATPGASFPLESAHDPDVGNNTISTYKISANEHFGLKMQTTSDGSKLAELLLEKSLDREQQTTFALVLTAVDGGIPGRSGTAQIIITITDANDYVPVFDHQIYRTNVLENAPIGTLVLQLHAADLDEGANAEFKYSFSNYASQRERDLFNLNSETGEIIVKGLLDFEALDHYELDVQAVDNEPNVGHAKVLVRIVDVNDNSPEIKLKSVIKMIPEDTAPGTVVAVFAVTDRDVGENGHVRCQISINVPFKLQATLRNHYKLLTTDILDRETTAMYNITITTWDAGSPSLSTNKTIVVFVSDINDNVPRFSQSSYNVYVMENNIPGADLISVRALDPDLKENGEISFSILENEIQAVLAPSYFNINSKSGSIYALSSFDYEQVKNFQLKVQVQDAGSPPLSSTAMVRIIILDQNDNAPVIISPLIWNNSEALSIVPNSAYPGYIVCKVMANDADSGQNARLSYKLIETTDRRLFTVGLHSGEIRTTRIFTDQDTIKQRVVVSVKDNGQPSLSSTVTILFSMLSTVAENQSERIEHPSNFDDSPDLNIYLIIIFGSTSSIFLVTIIFLIAVKCKHDRNNMLFHSPTICCCCMSRKSNDIFNSGLAANQSLNYYAAGQKHPVSESYGYTVRLSPQSSKSDFLFLKACQPMVPLTDIRVSDSLR